One Lacipirellulaceae bacterium DNA window includes the following coding sequences:
- a CDS encoding FHA domain-containing protein, translated as MYWRLQLRTARMAVAEGRWDEAVRALSDKGLREFLPAKRLSQELAHKLLARAGERIAEGASSAGWRDLDRAANLGAKEEDLKQFRISQQNERLEKVLHWLAIGDTQSAQDELARMKRRRLASGTAKVWASITAKVAAAQQCSAKGEFRKAVAHWKAAKDLLPSDSSAPTTLEPATTELASNIEESIRVAEEKGKETHELEPKLHEQISAGQWSGVLATADALLELAPSHAAARRARRKAWKAVGMEVTRAYQGPPAGQLGGHVASLQLRRPAKREQRASWKPNPQKHSTQKPVSAKSDTVTPSQSNQHSGPRMVAWIDAVGGYLVCLGDTIVLGRPDPVGGVDVPILADLSRRHAVIRREGGDYVLEPRNKVTINGVKLTEPTVVHDGDSIGLSDAVELKFTRPHVLSATAVLQLQTHNKLEPAVDGIVLMADTCVFGPQAHSHVRCRKWSEELVLFRHGDELRCRGNSPLTIDDEPGVEVGEIAENSRIEGEDFALSFESL; from the coding sequence ATGTATTGGCGACTTCAACTTCGAACGGCAAGGATGGCGGTTGCGGAAGGTCGCTGGGACGAGGCAGTCCGCGCCCTAAGCGACAAAGGGCTGCGTGAATTCCTACCCGCCAAGCGACTCTCCCAAGAGTTGGCCCACAAATTACTGGCAAGGGCCGGAGAACGAATTGCTGAAGGAGCCAGTAGTGCAGGGTGGCGCGATCTTGATCGTGCAGCCAACCTGGGGGCGAAAGAGGAAGACCTCAAACAGTTTCGCATCTCACAACAGAATGAGCGGCTCGAGAAGGTTCTTCACTGGCTTGCGATTGGGGACACCCAAAGTGCCCAGGATGAGCTTGCCCGAATGAAACGACGACGCTTGGCGAGCGGAACCGCGAAGGTGTGGGCGAGCATCACCGCGAAAGTCGCCGCCGCCCAGCAATGCTCAGCCAAAGGAGAATTTCGCAAAGCGGTCGCTCACTGGAAAGCAGCAAAGGATCTCTTGCCATCGGACAGTTCTGCCCCGACAACCTTAGAGCCGGCAACCACAGAACTGGCTAGTAACATTGAGGAGTCGATTCGCGTGGCCGAAGAAAAGGGAAAAGAAACCCACGAACTTGAGCCTAAGCTGCACGAGCAGATCTCTGCCGGACAATGGAGCGGGGTCCTCGCGACCGCCGATGCTCTGCTAGAATTAGCTCCGTCCCATGCGGCTGCCCGTCGGGCGCGTCGCAAGGCCTGGAAAGCAGTCGGTATGGAGGTCACCCGTGCCTACCAGGGACCTCCCGCTGGACAACTTGGCGGACATGTCGCTTCCTTGCAACTCCGCCGACCTGCTAAACGCGAGCAGAGAGCCAGTTGGAAACCCAATCCGCAGAAACACAGCACCCAGAAGCCCGTCAGTGCCAAGAGCGACACCGTGACACCTTCGCAATCCAACCAGCATTCAGGCCCACGCATGGTCGCTTGGATTGACGCAGTCGGCGGCTATCTCGTGTGTTTGGGAGACACGATTGTCTTAGGCCGGCCCGATCCGGTCGGCGGTGTTGATGTGCCGATCTTGGCGGACCTTTCGCGACGCCACGCTGTCATCCGACGCGAGGGTGGCGACTACGTTCTGGAACCTCGAAACAAAGTGACCATCAATGGAGTCAAACTCACCGAGCCGACGGTGGTACACGACGGCGACTCGATTGGCCTCTCCGATGCCGTGGAGCTGAAGTTTACTCGCCCACACGTGCTAAGTGCCACGGCGGTGCTGCAACTGCAAACTCACAACAAGTTGGAACCTGCCGTGGATGGAATTGTCCTAATGGCAGACACCTGCGTTTTCGGCCCTCAGGCCCATAGTCACGTCCGCTGCCGCAAGTGGTCCGAGGAACTGGTGCTCTTCCGACACGGCGACGAACTCAGGTGCCGGGGCAACTCCCCACTGACGATTGACGACGAGCCGGGCGTCGAAGTGGGGGAAATTGCGGAGAATTCCCGCATTGAGGGGGAAGATTTCGCTCTGAGTTTCGAATCACTCTGA